Genomic DNA from Verrucomicrobiota bacterium:
TGAGCGCAGCTATTGCGTCTTCAACAGATGTGGATTCTGGCCCATAGACGCTTTCGATCAAGTTTTTGACCACAGAAGGGTCAGCAACAACCAAAGTTATGTCGCGATTCAAGCTAAACGATAAGTCTTCAACTATGGCATTATTGAAGGGATCAACCGCTAACAGCTGAAGTTGAAAACCCTCCTGCTTATAAGGCAAAACACCATACATATGCGCCAATCGGGCCTCCAGCTGATCCGAGAGATTGGCTTCAATTTCCAAAGGAACCTTATCAACATAGGGCCAGGATAAATACGCTGCAACTTGAGACAACAACTGCTCAGTTGAGATGAAACCTAGATCGATTACTGTTTGCGCAAGCGGTTTTTGCGTTCGCTCCTGTTCGTGAACGGTGGACTCGAATTGCTCTGCGCTTAGTTCGGTCGAATGTTTGAGGATGTCGGCTATAGCCGCGTTGTGATCAGGAAACATGCAAATGGGTACTAAGCCATTTGAAGATTCGCTCCCATTTGTGCAAGTTTATCACGCATTTCGCTCGCATTTTGAGACTTTTCAATAGCTATTTCAGCTGGAATCAAGTCCCGATTATAAAGCGATAGCAGATGCTGGTCCAAGGACACCATCCCGTAACTTGCACCGGTCTGAATTTCCGAATTGATCCGATACGTTTTATTATCGCGAAGAAGTGCGGCAATCGAGGTGGTATTAACCATTATCTCGAAACCAGCGACTCGACCTCCACCGATCTTTGGACAAAGAACCTGGGATATTACGGCGACAATGGATGAAGCCAGCTGTGTGCGGATCTGGTCTTTAGCAGTATCCGGAAAGGCATCTACAATACGATCGACGGTTCGTGCAGCACCAGTGGTATGCAAGGTAGCGAACACAAGGTGACCCGTTTCAGCGGCAGATACAGCAGCTCCAATGGTTTCCAAATCTCTCATTTCCCCTACCAGAATAGTGTCAGGATCTTGCCTCAGCGCACCACGAATGGCAGAAGAAAAGCTGGATACATCAATTCCCACTTCCCGTTGTGTAACAATACATTTCTTATGGTCGTGGTAGTATTCAATAGGATCTTCAATGGTTATAATGTGACCACTATGATTCTCATTCATGTAGTTAATCATGGAAGCCAGGGTGGTTGATTTACCAGACCCGGTTGGTCCAGTTACCAAAATGAGGCCACGGGGTCGCTTAAGGAGGTCTTTAACAACACTTGGAAATCCAATTTCTTCCAGGCTGAACAAGTCTGTAGGGATTTGACGAAGAACCATGCCGAATTTTCCACGGGCTTTCATCACGCTTACACGAAAACGAGCCAGACCCATAAATGAGAATCCGAAATCGCAACCGCCCTTGGACTTCACTTCCTGAAGACGATCCTGGGATGTAATGGCCATAACTAAAGCCTCAGTATCGTCGCCATCAAGTATTTCACCCTCGACGGGAATCATTTCCCCGTGAAGTCGTAACGTTGGAGCTTGCCCTACCTGGATATGAAGGTCGGAAGCGCCCTCTTCTACGGCGAGGCTCAACAATTCATTCATTTCGTAGCTCATAATAAATAAGTTTTTGGGAGATTAATGGGATGTAGCTGAAAGTATTTCACTGATGGTTGTTTGCCCTCGTATGGCTTTCCTCAAACCATCTTCGCGCATGGTTCGCATTCCCTGTTCACGGGCAAGCGAGCGAATGTCAGCAAGAGAACCATTCGAGTATATAAGAGACTCCATTTCGGGAGTGATGGTCATTATTTCAAAAATTCCTATACGCCCACGATAGCCGGTTCCCCGACAAGCTGAACAACCATGGCCTTCACGCCACTCTGTGTGCTCCGCTTCTTCTAACATGGCTTCAATGGAAGCAAGATCGACTGCACTCGGTGACACCGGCTCACTACACTCAGAGCAGACACGACGAACAAGCCGCTGAGCCATGATTGCTCGAACCGAGCTGGATATTAAAAAGGGCGCAACTCCCAAATCACGAAGACGAGAGACAGCACTGGGTGCATCGTTCGTGTGAAGTGTGCTAAAAACCAGGTGACCGGTTAGAGAGGCATTGATCGCAATTTCAACGGTCTCAAGATCACGAATTTCTCCAACCATAAT
This window encodes:
- a CDS encoding type IV pilus twitching motility protein PilT, translated to MSYEMNELLSLAVEEGASDLHIQVGQAPTLRLHGEMIPVEGEILDGDDTEALVMAITSQDRLQEVKSKGGCDFGFSFMGLARFRVSVMKARGKFGMVLRQIPTDLFSLEEIGFPSVVKDLLKRPRGLILVTGPTGSGKSTTLASMINYMNENHSGHIITIEDPIEYYHDHKKCIVTQREVGIDVSSFSSAIRGALRQDPDTILVGEMRDLETIGAAVSAAETGHLVFATLHTTGAARTVDRIVDAFPDTAKDQIRTQLASSIVAVISQVLCPKIGGGRVAGFEIMVNTTSIAALLRDNKTYRINSEIQTGASYGMVSLDQHLLSLYNRDLIPAEIAIEKSQNASEMRDKLAQMGANLQMA